The Streptomyces sp. NBC_01353 genome contains a region encoding:
- the yaaA gene encoding peroxide stress protein YaaA has product MLVLLPPSEGKAASGRGAPLKPESLSLPGLAGARAAVLDELVELCVADEEKAREVLGLSEGLRGEIAKNTELRTAGARPAGEIYTGVLYDALGLATLDAAARKRARASLLVFSGLWGAVRVDDRIPSYRCSMGVKLPGLGALGAHWRGAMATVLPEAAGDGLVLDLRSSAYTSAWKPKGEVAVRTATVRVLHAPTRKVVSHFNKATKGRIVRSLLEAGAAPKDPVELVEALRDLKYVVEEGKAGALDVLVEEIH; this is encoded by the coding sequence GTGCTCGTGCTGTTGCCGCCGTCGGAGGGTAAGGCCGCTTCGGGGCGTGGGGCGCCGCTCAAGCCGGAGTCCCTGTCGCTGCCGGGCCTGGCCGGGGCGCGGGCGGCGGTCCTGGACGAGCTGGTCGAGCTGTGCGTCGCCGACGAGGAGAAGGCGCGCGAGGTGCTCGGGCTGAGCGAGGGGCTGCGCGGCGAGATCGCCAAGAACACGGAGCTGCGGACGGCGGGTGCGCGTCCGGCCGGCGAGATCTACACGGGGGTGCTGTACGACGCGCTTGGCCTGGCCACGCTGGACGCGGCGGCGCGGAAGCGGGCGCGGGCCTCGCTCCTGGTGTTCTCGGGGCTGTGGGGCGCGGTGCGCGTGGACGACCGGATTCCGTCGTACCGCTGCTCCATGGGCGTGAAGCTGCCGGGTCTCGGGGCGCTGGGTGCGCACTGGCGGGGTGCGATGGCGACCGTGCTGCCGGAGGCGGCGGGCGACGGACTGGTTCTGGATCTGCGGTCCTCTGCGTACACCTCGGCGTGGAAGCCGAAGGGCGAGGTGGCGGTGCGGACGGCGACGGTGCGGGTGCTGCACGCGCCGACCCGCAAGGTGGTCAGCCACTTCAACAAGGCGACGAAGGGGCGGATCGTGCGCAGCCTCCTCGAGGCGGGTGCGGCGCCGAAGGACCCGGTGGAGCTGGTGGAGGCGCTGCGGGACCTTAAGTACGTGGTGGAGGAGGGGAAGGCGGGGGCCCTCGACGTCCTCGTGGAGGAGATCCACTAG